The Streptomyces sp. NBC_00435 nucleotide sequence GGCCCGCATGACTGCCAACCCGCCCCCCTCTCCGCTCCTCTCCGCCGCCGATCTGAAGGAGGAGCTGGCCGGCCCGCGGCCGCCGGTGCTCCTGGACGTCCGCTGGCAGCTCGGCGGCCCGAACCTGCGGGCCGAGTACGGGTCCGCGCACCTGCCGGACGCCGTCTACGTCGACCTCGACGCGGAACTGGCTGGCCCGGCGGGCTCGGGCGGACGCCATCCGCTGCCGGATCCCGAGGAGTTCGGGGCGGTGATGCGGCGGGCCGGGGTCTCGGCGGACGCGCCGGTGGTCGTGTACGACGGAGGACAGGGCTGGGCGGCGGCCCGCGCCTGGTGGCTGTTGCGCTGGACGGGTCACGCACGGGTCCGGGTGCTGGACGGGGGACTGGCCGCGTGGACGGCCGCCGGCGGTGCGCTGTCGGCCGAGGTCACTCCCGTGAGCGAGGGTGATTTCAAGCCAAATCCGGGTGGTATCGGACTGCTGGACGCGGACGCGGCGGCGGTGCTGGCCCGGACGGGTGTCCTGCTGGACGCCCGGGCGGGGGAGCGGTACCGCGGAGAGGTGGAGCCGATCGACCCGGTCGGCGGCCACATCCCGGGGGCGGTGTCGGCGCCTACCACGGAGAACGTGGGTCCCGGAGGCCTGCTCCTGGACGGTGCCGCGCTGCGGGCGCGCTTCGAGGGCCTGGGCGTTCCCGTGGACGGGACCGCCCAGGTCGGCGTGTACTGCGGCTCGGGCGTCTCGGGGGCCCACGAGGTACTCGCGCTCGCGGCGGCGGGCATCCCGGCGGCGCTGTACGCGGGCAGCTGGTCGCAATGGTCCGCGGACGGTTCACGGCCGGTGGCCGTCGGCGAACTGCCCGGCTAGACCGGCGGGGGGACGCGGCCCGGAGGCGAAGGCCCGCGGCCCGAGGCCCGCGGCCCGAGGTCCGCGACCCGGCCCGGGCGCCCCGGCGGCGGTGTGCTCCGCCGCCGGGATCCGGGCCTTACTCCTGCTTCTTGCGGCGGGTGCCGAAGACGATCTCGTCCCAGCTCGGGACCGCCGCCCGGCGGCCGGGGCGGACGCCGTCGGCCTCCGCCTGCCGGTCCGTCGTGCCCGTCAGCCGGTCCCGGTGGCCCGCGACGGTGCGCGGCATCAGGACGTCCGCGTACGCGGATCCCGCACCCGTCGACGCCGAGGCCGCGGGCGGCTCCTCCGCCTCCGGCTCCGGCACGGGTTCCGGGACCACCAGGTCGCCGCGGAAGCTCGGGACCGCCTCCAGCAGTGCCGTCAGGGTGTCCCGCTCCTCCTCGGCCTCCGGCTCCGGCGGGGGAGCGGGCGCCACAGGGCGTTCCATCTGCCGGTCGAGGGCCCGGTCCAGCGGCCGGTCGCGCGGCAGCCGCGCGATCCTCGGTACGAACGGGAAGCTCGGCTCGGGGGTCGCCGGCAGGTCGTCCGACTCACCGATCAGCGAGCGGGCCTCGTCGTCCACGGCCACGACCAGCCGGCGCGGCGGGTCGTAGGTCCAGCTCGCCGAGTGCGGTTCGCCCGCCACCCGGTAGACCAGCAGGACCTCCCAGGTGCCGTCGTCGCGGCGCCAGGAGTCCCACTGGACGGACTCCTTCTCCGCCCCGCGCAGCGTGAGCCGTTCCTGCACGGCCTCGCCGAGCTGGGGCCCGGTGTTCTCGCCGGGGCGGCGCACGGGCGTCTTGCGGGCCCGCTCCGCCATGAACGCGCGCTCGGCGAGCACGGGGCCCTCGAAGCGGCGTACGCGGTCGACGGGGATGCCGGCGAGCTGCGCGACCTCCTCAGCGGAGGCGCCGGCCCGTATGCGGGCCTGGATGTCGCGCGGGCGGAGGTGGCTCTCCACCTCGATCTCGATCTGATTCAGGCGCGCACGGTCGTTGCGCACGGCAGCCCGGAGACGCTCGTCGATCGGAAGCGTGTACTCCGTGCTGTCCGCAGCCTTGAGCACCAGTCGTGTGCCGTCATTTGAGACGGCCACGACACGCAGTTCGGGCATGGGGACCTCCCGGGTGGTGCCTGCCGACGTCACGTGCGTCGCTGCTTCCGCTAGTCGAGTGTGGCCTGCCCGGGTGCAGCCTGCCACTACCTTGCCGAGTTAAACCGGCGTGTCGGGCATGCGCCCTTGATCGCTGTTATGGCACGGTTACCTGTTGGGCACGCACAGTGACCGAATGATTACTGTGCGCAGCAGGATCCCGGGCAATATCGCGGCATCGCCGGTCTCGAGTGCCGTTTCTCCATCAGCCGGCCCCCTCTCCCGGGTCCGGACATCCGTAAGGAAGGACGGCCCCAGGGCTCGCCACAGTACTCCATTCGGGCCACCTGGGTGGACCGCCGCGCCGCCGAACTTGTCTCGGACGGCGGGAGTTGTGCTGCCCCGAATCGGGTCCCCATCCGGCCGGACCTGGGCGTGCGTCCGATTTCAGGTGTCTTGCTTCACAGAATCTCCGGAAATGGAACTATCCGCTTCGCTCATGTGTCAGTAACTGAAGGAAGCGGAGAAGCGCGAGAGGCGGGACACGCAGGGGATGGCGATGGGTCAGAAGACCGGGCTGGACAGCGAGCTGGGGCCGGAGAAGGAGAAGAAGAAGCTCGACCTGAGCGGGACTCAGGTAGCCGCTTCCTCCCTCGCCACCGTCGCGGCCGCCCTGCTCGCCTCGCAGATGGGGGTCTACGGGACCATCCTCGGCGCGGGTGTGGTGAGCGTGGTCGCCACCGCCGGCGGGCCCGTCATCCAGCACTTCTTCCGGCGCACCGGCGACCAGCTGCGCGAGAGCGCCCGCCCGAGGAGCCGTCAGGTGCCGGTGGAGGGAGCCCGCGAGGAGCGGGCGCCCGACGGCACGATGATGCCGCGCGCCGTACCCGCCGGGGCGGGGCCCGACGAGGAGTTCGGCGCGGCCACCGTCCACGGCACCCGCGTACGGGGCCGGAAGCGCACGGCGATCGCCTCCGGCCTGGCGTTCGCCATCGCGCTCGGCGGCATCGGGACGTACGAGGCGGTCGCCGGCACCTCCGTGAGCAAGGGGGGCGGGACCGTCTTCTCCGGCGGCACCCGGAAGGCGGGCGACGACAAACCCGCCGCGCCCGGGCACGAGCCCGACGGCAAGGGCGGGAGGACCCCGGGGACCGGGAACTCCCCGAGCCCCTCGCCCTCGACCGGCCGGCGCAGCCCCGCTCCGGACCCGGACACCTCGCCGTCCCCGGGCCCGACGTCCAGCCCGACCCCGCCGGAGCCCGACCCGACGCCGACCCCCACGCCCCCGCCCTCCCCGGCGCCGGACACCGGCGGGGCGACGCCGGGCGGTACCGGTGCGCCCACCGGCACGGGCACGGGCACCGGAACCGGCACCGGCACCGGCGGGCGGTCGCCCGCTCCCTGAGGCGGCCCCGGCCCCGGCCTCAGTCCCCCAGCACGCGCCGCAGGTAGTCGTTGCCGAAGGTCCGGTCCGGGTCCAGCCGGTCCCGGAGCGCGGTGAACTCGCCGAAGCGCGGGTACACCTGGGCGAAGTACTCCGCGTCCCGCGTGTGCACCTTGCCCCAGTGGGGCCGCCCGCCGTGCGCGGTGAAGATCCGCTCGGCGGCCGTGAAGTAGGCCTGGTACGGAGTGCCCTTGTACATGTGCACCGCGATGTAGGCGCTCTCCCGGCCCGAGGCCGTGGACAGGGTGATGTCGTCCGCCGGGGCCGTCCGCACCTCCACCGGGAAGCTGATCCGCATGCCGGAGCGGTCGACCATGGCCTTCAACTCCCGCAGCGCCCCGACGACCTGCTCGCGCGGAAGGGCGTACTCCATCTCCACGAACCGCACCCGGCGCGGACTGGTGAACACCTTGTAGGGGATGTCCGTGTAGGTCCGCGCCGACAGGGCGCGGCTCGCGACCCGGGCGATGGCGGGGATGGCCGCCGGGACCGCGAGGCCGAAGGAGTTGACGGCCTGGAAGACGCCGTTGGAGAGCAACTCGTCCTCGACCCAGGCGGAGAGGGCTCCGGGCGGGGCGGCCGGGCCCTGGCTGCGGTTGTTGCGCTTGGTGTTGCAGTTGCCGGTGTGCGGGAACCAGTAGAACTCGAAGTGCTCGTTCTCCGCATGGTGCTGGTCGAACTCGGCGGTCACCCGGTCGAAGGCCATCGGCTCCTCGCGGGCGGTCAGGAAGAAGAGCGGCTCCACGGCGAAGGTGATCGAGGTGACGACGCCGAGCGCCCCGATGCCGAGCCGGGCCGCGGCGAAGACCTCGGGATTCTCCTTCTCCGAGCACGTCAGCAGCCG carries:
- a CDS encoding sulfurtransferase; this translates as MTANPPPSPLLSAADLKEELAGPRPPVLLDVRWQLGGPNLRAEYGSAHLPDAVYVDLDAELAGPAGSGGRHPLPDPEEFGAVMRRAGVSADAPVVVYDGGQGWAAARAWWLLRWTGHARVRVLDGGLAAWTAAGGALSAEVTPVSEGDFKPNPGGIGLLDADAAAVLARTGVLLDARAGERYRGEVEPIDPVGGHIPGAVSAPTTENVGPGGLLLDGAALRARFEGLGVPVDGTAQVGVYCGSGVSGAHEVLALAAAGIPAALYAGSWSQWSADGSRPVAVGELPG
- the sepH gene encoding septation protein SepH, with the translated sequence MPELRVVAVSNDGTRLVLKAADSTEYTLPIDERLRAAVRNDRARLNQIEIEVESHLRPRDIQARIRAGASAEEVAQLAGIPVDRVRRFEGPVLAERAFMAERARKTPVRRPGENTGPQLGEAVQERLTLRGAEKESVQWDSWRRDDGTWEVLLVYRVAGEPHSASWTYDPPRRLVVAVDDEARSLIGESDDLPATPEPSFPFVPRIARLPRDRPLDRALDRQMERPVAPAPPPEPEAEEERDTLTALLEAVPSFRGDLVVPEPVPEPEAEEPPAASASTGAGSAYADVLMPRTVAGHRDRLTGTTDRQAEADGVRPGRRAAVPSWDEIVFGTRRKKQE
- a CDS encoding D-arabinono-1,4-lactone oxidase, which encodes MATTGTAGNSGTRTAAWHNWAGNVSATPVRVVTPTSVGELQEAVRRAAGDGLKVKAVGTGHSFTAAAATDGVLIRPQALAGIQAIDREAGTVTVAAGTVLKDLNLALAGEGLSLTNMGDIMEQTVSGATSTGTHGTGRDSASIAAQIRGLELVTADGRLLTCSEKENPEVFAAARLGIGALGVVTSITFAVEPLFFLTAREEPMAFDRVTAEFDQHHAENEHFEFYWFPHTGNCNTKRNNRSQGPAAPPGALSAWVEDELLSNGVFQAVNSFGLAVPAAIPAIARVASRALSARTYTDIPYKVFTSPRRVRFVEMEYALPREQVVGALRELKAMVDRSGMRISFPVEVRTAPADDITLSTASGRESAYIAVHMYKGTPYQAYFTAAERIFTAHGGRPHWGKVHTRDAEYFAQVYPRFGEFTALRDRLDPDRTFGNDYLRRVLGD